One genomic segment of Kiritimatiella glycovorans includes these proteins:
- a CDS encoding autotransporter-associated beta strand repeat-containing protein yields MKTVKLFVILVLTGAMAGAVSAATATYTNNDVGNWTNQNYWTGGDAAGGLPDADDDVVMQIISTSGAKNLGLDDARTVNSFTMDNNNGNTRLEIRTGGSLTIATGVLDGNGQAGSLQIEQNIEANADSVFTADASELFYVGLRGAANWGDTAYWTLVNGQDIDSLNTFIGQNNQPYGGVMTLETGSSLRTGQRLHLAPRDNDIQASTTEFNLDGGKLIARLGIIRDGNDEFTDGTAIFNFNSGEIEVDNAAESVIESTQGGSTLDISLGDGAGSRVIDTLGLTMRQASTARFVDQSGANGDWQKLGTGIMILQGTNTYTGDTVVDEGTLKLDETGTLSFLVEGDGVNNTIYDSADADAALVLAGEFVIDLTGAGTTVGDEWELFDYDSFQQVQISNTFSVASFTDAGSGLWTNASNGVTYEFDESDGMLTVIPEPATLGLISMAFGALFVLRRRIMR; encoded by the coding sequence ATGAAGACAGTGAAATTGTTTGTCATTCTCGTGCTTACAGGTGCGATGGCGGGCGCGGTTTCGGCGGCGACGGCGACGTACACGAACAACGACGTAGGGAACTGGACGAATCAGAATTATTGGACGGGCGGCGACGCGGCGGGCGGCCTTCCGGACGCGGATGACGACGTGGTGATGCAGATTATATCGACGAGCGGGGCTAAAAACCTGGGACTTGATGACGCGCGCACGGTCAATTCGTTCACGATGGACAACAACAATGGTAATACCCGACTGGAAATCCGTACGGGCGGCAGTCTGACGATCGCGACCGGGGTACTCGACGGAAACGGACAGGCCGGTTCGCTGCAGATTGAGCAGAACATCGAGGCGAACGCAGACAGTGTCTTTACCGCAGATGCCTCGGAGTTGTTTTATGTCGGTCTTCGTGGAGCGGCGAACTGGGGCGATACGGCGTACTGGACGCTTGTCAACGGTCAGGATATTGACAGCCTGAATACATTCATCGGCCAGAACAATCAGCCCTATGGCGGTGTAATGACCCTTGAGACCGGCAGCTCGCTGCGTACCGGGCAGAGGTTGCACCTTGCACCGCGCGATAACGATATCCAAGCCAGTACGACTGAATTTAATCTGGACGGGGGAAAGCTGATTGCGCGTCTCGGCATCATTCGTGACGGCAATGACGAGTTTACGGATGGTACGGCGATCTTCAACTTTAACAGCGGTGAAATCGAAGTCGATAACGCAGCGGAGTCGGTCATCGAAAGTACGCAGGGGGGGTCGACGCTGGACATCTCGCTGGGCGACGGGGCCGGATCACGGGTCATCGATACGCTGGGTCTGACGATGAGACAGGCCTCGACCGCGCGGTTCGTCGATCAGTCCGGCGCGAACGGCGACTGGCAGAAGCTCGGGACCGGCATCATGATTCTGCAGGGTACGAACACCTACACCGGCGATACGGTCGTCGATGAAGGTACGCTCAAACTCGATGAAACCGGGACGCTGTCTTTCCTCGTCGAAGGCGACGGCGTGAACAACACGATCTACGACAGCGCGGACGCGGACGCCGCGCTCGTGCTGGCCGGTGAGTTCGTGATCGATCTCACGGGTGCCGGAACAACGGTCGGCGACGAATGGGAGCTTTTTGACTACGATAGCTTCCAGCAGGTTCAGATCAGCAATACGTTCTCGGTCGCTTCGTTTACGGACGCGGGCAGCGGTCTCTGGACGAACGCTTCGAACGGCGTGACCTACGAGTTCGATGAATCGGACGGCATGCTGACGGTGATTCCCGAACCGGCCACGCTCGGTCTGATCAGCATGGCCTTCGGCGCGCTGTTCGTGCTGCGTAGGCGTATTATGCGCTAA
- a CDS encoding sulfatase-like hydrolase/transferase, translating into MKKSCLLSLLLFTASVFGRAAEREHPNVLLIISDDQGIGDFGFMGNDTVRTPNLDRLAEQSALFTNFIVAPACSPTRASLMTGRNHMKAGVWGVGPRNNLMRDETLMPEFFKAAGYGTGYFGKRDGIYLLEMEAWERGCDEASHVTGYVHKDATSITHTGMVPRVGWTCDVDVDTSLDYIRRKGDGPWWCTTAFILPHLPWEPAEEFAQPYRDAGCSERLAAVYGCVTQLDDAIGRLLRGLEELGHADDTIVLFMSDNGPSYKNMTDEDIANRNPLGLRGSKATAWDNGIRVPLMVRWPGHVPPGERPQFVTVEDILPTLLDMTGIDEAEYPEHRSFDGISVRDAIENPEAEEIERSVFRIAISGEGSAGGRKGIVNDPGQITMAEQHVTLRGPRFKYHNFAGGETALYDIDVDPGETTDVSGRFPEIAARYDAELERTYGEIIDTGRAFRMPIVKIGRPQSGYNTVWGAMAQRIEGGLRGVGFFGVRGFDAPGDQATYNVIVDHAGRYDIRVLGEHIAHGRGWQLEIAGEEIPLRKRDDDALVFGPTQLVAGDLDVSVSTEDRAETGEPPMLEKIRFYPLD; encoded by the coding sequence ATGAAAAAATCCTGTCTTCTCTCGCTCCTGCTCTTCACCGCCTCGGTTTTCGGTCGCGCGGCAGAACGGGAACACCCGAATGTGCTGCTGATTATCAGCGACGACCAGGGGATCGGCGACTTCGGGTTCATGGGCAATGACACGGTCAGGACGCCGAACCTGGACCGGCTCGCGGAACAGTCGGCCCTATTCACGAACTTCATCGTCGCCCCGGCCTGTTCGCCGACGCGTGCGTCACTGATGACGGGCCGCAATCATATGAAAGCCGGCGTCTGGGGCGTCGGGCCTCGAAATAACCTGATGCGCGATGAGACCCTGATGCCCGAGTTTTTCAAAGCGGCGGGATACGGCACGGGCTACTTCGGGAAACGCGACGGGATTTATCTTCTCGAAATGGAGGCCTGGGAGCGCGGCTGCGACGAGGCCTCGCACGTCACCGGATACGTGCACAAGGACGCGACCAGCATCACCCACACCGGCATGGTCCCGCGAGTCGGGTGGACCTGTGATGTGGATGTCGACACCTCGCTCGATTACATCCGCCGCAAGGGCGACGGTCCGTGGTGGTGCACCACGGCGTTTATCCTGCCGCACCTGCCGTGGGAGCCTGCGGAGGAGTTCGCGCAGCCGTACCGCGACGCGGGGTGTTCCGAGCGCCTCGCGGCCGTGTACGGATGCGTCACGCAGCTCGACGACGCCATCGGGCGGCTGCTGCGCGGGCTCGAGGAGCTGGGCCATGCCGACGATACGATCGTTCTCTTCATGAGCGACAACGGTCCGTCCTATAAGAACATGACGGACGAAGATATCGCGAACCGCAATCCGCTGGGCCTGCGCGGCAGCAAGGCTACGGCGTGGGACAACGGCATTCGCGTGCCGTTGATGGTCCGCTGGCCGGGTCACGTGCCGCCCGGCGAACGCCCGCAGTTCGTCACCGTGGAGGATATCCTCCCCACACTGCTCGACATGACGGGGATCGATGAAGCCGAGTATCCGGAGCATCGGTCCTTCGACGGAATCAGCGTCCGGGATGCCATCGAGAACCCGGAGGCCGAAGAGATCGAGCGTTCCGTGTTCCGTATCGCGATTTCGGGCGAAGGTTCCGCGGGCGGACGCAAGGGGATCGTCAACGATCCCGGACAAATCACGATGGCTGAACAGCATGTCACCCTGCGCGGCCCGCGCTTCAAATATCACAACTTCGCCGGCGGAGAGACGGCCCTCTATGATATCGATGTCGACCCCGGCGAGACGACCGACGTGAGCGGGCGTTTTCCGGAGATCGCCGCGCGGTATGACGCGGAGCTGGAACGCACCTACGGGGAGATCATCGACACCGGCCGCGCCTTTCGTATGCCGATCGTCAAGATTGGTCGGCCGCAGTCAGGCTACAACACCGTGTGGGGCGCTATGGCGCAGCGGATCGAGGGCGGGCTGCGCGGGGTGGGATTCTTTGGCGTCAGGGGATTCGACGCACCCGGCGACCAAGCGACCTACAATGTGATCGTCGACCACGCCGGGCGCTACGACATACGGGTCCTGGGCGAGCACATCGCACACGGGCGCGGATGGCAACTGGAGATCGCCGGCGAAGAGATCCCGCTGCGCAAGCGGGACGACGACGCCCTGGTCTTCGGCCCGACTCAATTGGTGGCGGGCGATCTTGACGTATCGGTCTCGACCGAAGATAGAGCAGAGACCGGCGAACCGCCGATGCTGGAGAAAATCAGGTTCTATCCGCTCGATTAA
- a CDS encoding sulfatase-like hydrolase/transferase: MAKTVLKSLLLLVLCGVLQTARAAKDRPNVLLIVTDDQGIGDFGFMGNDTVKTPNLDRLAEQSAHFTNFVVAPACSPTRSSLMTGRNHMKAGVWGVGPRNNLMRDEILMPQYFKSNGYGTGYFGKGDGVGLLELKPWDRGCDEAEYPWGYDHLDPRMITPEGVIEREGWTCDINVDFALDYIRRQGDQPWWCTVAYIIPHLPWEPPETYAEYYRKQGCSERLAAVYGSITQMDDATGHLLRELEKMGHIEDTIIVFLSDNGPSYKDMTEEEIESRNSLELRGTKATAWDNGIRVPLLVRWPGTIEPGPRPQFASVEDILPTLADLTGLDPAKFPEHHPWDGVSLRSALQDPDSAEIERTVFRVAISGEGAAGGARAVVNHPDEVSMREQHVTLRGPRFKYHNYADGSSELFDLDADPGETVDVSDEFPEIAARYAAELEDKYEAILDTGRAYRMPWLKVGRYRPGYNKLNSVMAQKIYGDLKGVGFHYLKGFAQPGDRAEYAIEVVRGGEYTATMDGKQLDHGGGWMLRFGDTEVRPETTTPQKVTFPPFTLGEGRQTMTLTVEGSGEQRDPPLVQKIYLAPPR, translated from the coding sequence ATGGCGAAAACAGTGCTGAAATCTCTTCTGTTGCTTGTCCTGTGCGGAGTCCTTCAGACGGCCCGCGCGGCGAAAGACCGTCCGAATGTCCTGTTGATCGTTACCGACGATCAGGGGATTGGCGATTTCGGGTTCATGGGCAACGACACGGTGAAGACGCCGAATCTCGACCGGCTCGCGGAACAGTCCGCGCACTTCACCAATTTCGTCGTCGCCCCGGCCTGTTCGCCGACGCGCAGCTCGCTGATGACCGGCCGCAATCATATGAAGGCCGGCGTCTGGGGCGTCGGGCCGCGCAATAATCTCATGCGCGACGAGATCCTCATGCCGCAGTATTTTAAATCCAACGGCTACGGCACCGGCTATTTCGGAAAGGGCGACGGCGTGGGACTGCTCGAGCTGAAGCCCTGGGATCGCGGCTGCGACGAGGCGGAGTATCCCTGGGGCTACGATCATCTCGACCCTCGTATGATCACGCCGGAGGGCGTGATCGAACGCGAGGGCTGGACGTGTGATATCAATGTCGATTTCGCCCTGGATTACATTCGCCGCCAGGGCGATCAGCCGTGGTGGTGCACGGTGGCTTACATCATCCCGCATCTGCCGTGGGAACCGCCGGAGACCTATGCCGAATACTACCGCAAACAGGGTTGCTCCGAGCGTCTCGCCGCCGTCTACGGGAGCATTACGCAGATGGACGACGCGACCGGTCACCTGCTGCGCGAGCTGGAGAAAATGGGACACATCGAGGATACGATCATCGTTTTTCTGAGTGATAACGGGCCCTCCTACAAGGACATGACGGAAGAGGAGATCGAGAGCCGCAATTCACTCGAACTTCGCGGAACCAAGGCCACGGCGTGGGACAACGGGATCCGTGTGCCGCTGCTGGTCCGCTGGCCCGGAACGATCGAGCCCGGCCCGCGGCCCCAGTTTGCCTCGGTCGAGGATATCCTGCCGACGCTGGCGGACCTGACGGGGCTGGATCCGGCGAAGTTCCCGGAACATCACCCGTGGGATGGCGTCAGTCTGCGCTCCGCCCTGCAGGATCCCGATTCGGCGGAGATCGAGCGGACCGTGTTTCGCGTGGCCATCTCGGGCGAAGGCGCCGCCGGCGGCGCCCGGGCGGTGGTCAACCATCCCGACGAAGTTTCGATGCGTGAACAGCACGTGACGCTGCGCGGCCCGCGTTTCAAATATCACAACTACGCGGACGGGTCTTCGGAACTTTTTGACCTCGATGCCGACCCCGGCGAGACGGTCGACGTGAGTGACGAATTCCCGGAAATCGCGGCGCGGTACGCCGCGGAACTCGAGGACAAGTACGAAGCGATCCTCGATACCGGCCGCGCCTACCGGATGCCGTGGCTGAAGGTGGGCCGCTACCGGCCGGGGTACAATAAGCTTAACTCGGTGATGGCGCAGAAGATCTACGGAGACCTGAAAGGCGTCGGCTTTCACTACCTCAAGGGCTTCGCCCAGCCCGGAGATCGCGCGGAGTACGCGATTGAGGTGGTGCGCGGCGGCGAGTACACCGCCACGATGGACGGAAAGCAACTCGACCATGGCGGGGGATGGATGCTTCGATTCGGCGACACGGAGGTGCGGCCGGAGACGACGACTCCGCAGAAAGTGACCTTTCCCCCGTTCACTTTGGGCGAAGGCCGGCAGACGATGACTCTGACGGTAGAAGGAAGCGGCGAACAGCGCGATCCGCCCCTGGTGCAGAAGATCTACCTCGCCCCGCCACGGTAA
- a CDS encoding type II secretion system protein gives MMEGCVQSESFGEKRTLKAFTLIELLVVIAVIGILMTILVPMIGKAHNRALATQCTSHLSHLGEMFLMYVTDHDGYMPAWKQNDPDMPTWFEAFWEAGYVDTRYGRSKYFYCPLTARDGRDHGKGLSHWHWVNPDYGMNYGLVQYGNCPTDRTMCRENACLPFPGPEKPW, from the coding sequence ATGATGGAAGGATGTGTGCAGTCGGAGTCGTTCGGGGAAAAGAGAACCCTGAAAGCGTTCACCCTGATCGAACTGCTGGTCGTGATCGCGGTGATCGGCATCCTGATGACGATCCTCGTGCCGATGATCGGCAAGGCCCACAATCGCGCGCTGGCGACCCAGTGTACCTCGCACCTGAGTCACCTGGGCGAAATGTTTCTAATGTATGTCACCGATCATGACGGGTATATGCCCGCCTGGAAACAGAACGATCCCGATATGCCCACCTGGTTTGAAGCTTTCTGGGAGGCGGGCTACGTCGACACACGCTATGGGCGAAGCAAATACTTCTACTGTCCTCTGACCGCGCGGGACGGGCGGGATCACGGCAAGGGCCTTTCCCACTGGCACTGGGTCAATCCCGATTACGGTATGAATTACGGCCTGGTGCAGTACGGCAACTGTCCGACGGATCGTACCATGTGCAGAGAAAACGCCTGCTTGCCATTCCCCGGCCCGGAGAAACCGTGGTGA